The Syngnathus typhle isolate RoL2023-S1 ecotype Sweden linkage group LG6, RoL_Styp_1.0, whole genome shotgun sequence genome has a window encoding:
- the LOC133156202 gene encoding cartilage intermediate layer protein 2-like isoform X2, translating into MTHPMMIKWLGLTLVLLHAGVHVHGSNDVVDPECWTPWFNRDDASGTGDYETLSDLQKENPGKICEHPIQIEVTTTSGDSVDSTGDVIQVSDTNTGFICENANQTHNGSCADYKIRFMCPLEFCGPEVCKTPWYNQDYSGESGDYEMLDMISAANPGEICDLPLGIEVQTVDGKPYTSTGETIAVMDTETGFICKNDDQKDGGCSDYKVRFICPLDFCKTKE; encoded by the exons ATGACACATCCAATGATGATAAAATGG TTGGGACTGACACTTGTGCTCCTGCATGCTG GGGTTCATGTGCATGGCAGCAATGATG TCGTTGATCCAGAATGCTGGACTCCATGGTTTAACCGAGACGACGCCTCTGGTACTGGAGACTATGAAACTCTTTCGGACctgcaaaaagaaaatccaggGAAAATATGTGAACATCCAATCCAAATTGAGGTTACAACTACATCTGGAGACAGTGTTGATTCAACAGGCGATGTGATTCAAGT GTCTGACACAAACACTGGATTTATTTGTGAAAACGCTAACCAGACACACAATGGCAGTTGTGCAGATTACAAAATCCGTTTCATGTGCCCCCTTGAATTCTGCGGACCTGAAG TGTGCAAGACCCCTTGGTATAATCAAGATTACTCCGGTGAGAGTGGAGATTATGAGATGCTTGATATGATCTCTGCTGCAAACCCAGGTGAAATTTGCGATCTTCCACTTGGCATTGAGGTCCAAACTGTAGATGGAAAGCCTTACACGTCAACAGGGGAGACCATTGCCGT AATGGATACCGAGACTGGGTTCATCTGTAAAAATGATGACCAGAAGGATGGAGGCTGCTCCGATTATAAAGTTCGTTTCATATGTCCCCTTGATTTCTGCAAAACAAAGGAGTAA
- the LOC133155862 gene encoding uncharacterized protein LOC133155862, with protein sequence MCPLEFSKPTAVTAPECWTPWINRDSPGGFGDYETLSDLQKENPGKICKHPIGIEARTVSGASVESTGNVIQVSDTRTGFICRNVDQPYHGFCADYEVRFSCPLKFCEHKVCKTSWFNRDKPSGTGDYELLDKIYAENPGEMCRLPLAIEAQTVDGKPSTSTGDTIAIVDNKTGLICRNSDQMNGRCSDYKVRFICPVDFCRTKE encoded by the exons ATGTGCCCCCTTGAATTCTCCAAACCAACAG CTGTGACTGCTCCAGAATGCTGGACTCCATGGATTAATCGAGACAGCCCTGGTGGTTTTGGAGACTATGAAACTCTTTCCGACCTGCAGAAAGAAAATCCAGGGAAGATATGTAAACATCCAATTGGAATTGAGGCCAGGACCGTATCAGGAGCCAGTGTTGAGTCAACAGGCAATGTGATTCAAGT ATCTGACACACGCACTGGATTTATTTGTAGAAATGTTGACCAGCCTTACCATGGGTTTTGTGCAGATTATGAAGTTCGTTTCTCGTGCCCCCTTAAATTCTGTGAACATAAAG TGTGCAAGACATCGTGGTTTAATCGAGACAAACCCAGTGGCACTGGAGATTATGAGCTACTTGATAAAATCTATGCTGAAAACCCAGGTGAAATGTGTCGTCTTCCACTTGCCATTGAGGCCCAAACTGTAGATGGAAAGCCTTCCACTTCAACAGGGGACACCATTGCCAT TGTGGATAACAAGACTGGGCTCATCTGTAGAAATTCTGACCAGATGAATGGACGGTGCTCTGATTATAAAGTTCGTTTCATATGTCCCGTTGATTTCTGCAGAACAAAGGAGTAA